In Stigmatopora nigra isolate UIUO_SnigA chromosome 21, RoL_Snig_1.1, whole genome shotgun sequence, the genomic stretch TGGCCTAGAATGAGGCTAGCTTGATATTTTTCTAACGATCTTCTCTGACGTCTTTGATTTTCTCACCGCTAGCCCCCAAAAAGAGCCATTGAAACACATGAATACCTTCAAAAAAGATGTGcactatatttttataattgtatCTGTCTGGTTTGTAATGTtgctgttttcagttttttacagGTGTATCTAATgtataaatgaaatataaatatacagtatttgactattttcaaTAATAAAGCATTATTTAATGATTCATTTAACTATAGATTGTGAACATTTTCTACACCAAAGAAAATAATTCgaacatttacttttttaaaccaattttgCCATTAAACGCTTGATTTGCATTGAACGCTCGTTTATAGTGCCACCTAGTGTTAGATAGATGTTGCGTTTAAAAACAGCCGCGTCATTCGTGCATtacaaaagaggaaaaaggaaaaaaggtgCACTCTTGGGAACAAAATATCATGGATTCTCATTTGCTATTCTGCTGTCCCCAAGTTATTACCAAGATATACAAATATGTCCGCATTAAAGCCTTTTAATTCATCGGTCCTTTGAAAAAAAGCTATACGACTCCCAATCGTCCATTTTGCTTGAGCCATTCGTTATAGTGAATATATTATAATCCTGGCAGAAGGACGACTACCTAACGCGTCCGCCAGAGGGCGACATATGCCCCCCACATACTACGTGGGGAAGGTCGTGACCTAGTGAGCATGACAAAGACATTTGAAGGCAACGTTTCACATTCAGAACAGCTTTATTTGAATGATCTATTGACAAGAGTGCATTGAAATAACTTGTTTGAGAGCAGGGAAACTAGATTATAAGGACATGTATGTTTAAATATTCAATTCACTTAAAGTTAGATGTATATAAACAGACATTTTATAAATATGAtgtgaaaataattgaaattagCTCACTGTTAATCAATTATATAGTCCACCAATATCATTATAATACATTACGGAAGATGTATCCTTTAAGAAAATAGCATTTTATGAATTTTGTGACAAGTGGAATTTATTCCTCGGACAAGGTTAGAACTCAATTTACAGTATAATACGTTATTGTAACATTTGAAGTCCACAAAGTTGACATTGTTCATGAAGagtgaaatacaactgaactgtactttgTAACGATTCATCCACGTACCACTAGCATTCCACATTTGCCAAAGATAAGCAAAGAAATGCGCATCTTGAATTGAATGTGTAACTTCTTTTCCCCACTTGGCTTCATTTTTGGTGCGTACATTTGAAATGATGCAACTTTTCAACACACAAGCTTCCCAAGAGAGCCACTACAAAAGCGATTAGTGGATGGATTAGAAAGCATGTTAATCTGACgtaatctcatttcatctccgTGATCTGCTCGGCCCGCCTCCAGTTTCCGGCCCCACGGAAAAAGGACGCCGGCCATGCTGCCATTGGCGTGGAAACGCTCTCTGGGTGAGTGGACGGACGGCTGCTCTCGGCTTGCTGGGCCAGCTGACGccttttctttttgcttttttgggaGCGACTGCATCATCGGGGGTTGtgggcccgcccgcccgccggccCGCCCGCTCGTCTACCTCACATCTCAACTGGCCATTACAAATACAAAGGCCACTAATCCATGACTGTCTTCCATTTCCTGGCCAAAGCTGAAAAGCTTTTTTGACCTAAAACGCGGCCTGCTTGTGTTGTGTGCTTGTTTGTTTACCAAGATAAAAAAGACTGGTGATGACTCACAGGCGGCTGATTGTACTGATGTACTAATCCCTTCTGACCACGCCCCCCAGACCAGTTCCACCTCTCTCGAATCATGCAAAATGACCGATACATACTGGACCTGCTATACCTGATGTTAAGCAAATTAAATGCACGTCAGAGAAGTGGCACAAGAAAGAAATCAACATCTTTATCTCAAGAAGTACTACCTTAAAAAGTACTTGACCATCATGATACTATGCTCACATGACCCATTTATATCATAAATTCTGGGCAAGGTATGTAATCCAACTATCTCATTAATAAATTGGTTAGTCGAATGTTGGTCAATACTAAAATGACTAAACTGATCCTACATTTGCCTACAATTAAATAATTTGGTTTATTATTTAATGCCTGAGGGAAAAGTCATGCtgagttttgtttgtttattcacTCAATTGGTTCCACGATGATGAATACTGACCccagaaaaatcaaaacaaaaaagaaggtGGGGCACTGCTGCCCCTCTCTGGGCTCAGTTTCGGTTACGCATGCGCACTGGTTTGTCTTGACGCAGCACTATCGAGCTTGTGGCAGATCGTCTTTTTGGATAAATTGGACGCTTCCAACATTTTCTACACTAAAGAGTCATCTTAGAAACGTTTATTTAGAAGGCGAATTTGAAGAAATAACAGCCGGATAAGCAAGAATTAttaaaataaccccaaaaaagGAATCGTCTTGTCACATGATCAACGCTGGCCAATCACCGAAAAGGGTAGCTCGATGAAACTCTTGCCTTTTCTAAGGATTATTTCGTCGTTTCGTACCAAATGGTTGGAATTACTTGGTGAATTCACAcgggtgtgtgtggggggggaaaGACGTTTTATTTCCACTACTATTGAAACGGGCGTACCCTGGATACATATTTGATATGTTACGTTCAAGTGAATGGGATCTGTTTTCAAGTTTCGCTCTGCATTGGGATTCGGGATGGAGCTGGTCACGTGATTCCCCTCCCCCACCCTGCCCTGAAGAATGGAGAAGGGCGGACATGTTGGAGATAATGTGtagcctaaaaaaaagaatcGCTTTGGAAGACCTGAAGATTTTTTTCAAGACAAGTTTCGCTCCATCTTTTGGATTTACTTTTCTACAATTATCTTTATTTTACTCTTTGTGATTTTAGGgggtatagttttttttatccctaAAAATAATCCTATTTATTACACAAACTTCACTTTTGTTAACCAAATGCTCTCTGCCTTTACATTTCCTTTTTATTGAGTAGTTTTATTTGCATGTTTGGGTGACATGGTTGGTCGTCTGTAACCTTGGCGAGTGGGGGATGGGCGCATGTGGTTGGGTAACCATTGACACGTTCGACTAGTTTGTTTTTGCTTCGAGTTGGTTATGCCTAGTTAGCAGTTTTTGCCTGTTGTTActggtgtttttcctttaactCCGCTTTTTAAAGTATAGGTATTGCTAAATGGAATATTGTAATATCGGACTTTAGATTAACAGCTCTTTGCAACAGTGGTTTTTGAAGGCGGTGATAAAACTGCTGCGTCATTCTGTTGTTCGGTGCAACCGTGGATATTGCGGAcgctccatttatttatttaacaaatcgACAGTTGTTTTTAATGACTGCGCTATACCTTTAAGCCGTTTTGTCTATGCATTCTTTGTTCACCACGCGGGTCATGGTTCAATCGACGTTTTGTCCCCTTTTGTGTCCTTTAACTTGTGTCAAACACGACTTGTGTTGGCATTTCTGTTTCCTAGTAACACACAACGTGTGTGGAGGGGGCATTTATTCGGTTTGTAGATGTAATTGTAACGTTGTACTGCTATTTGACTCGAAGCCGTCGTGCTTAAAGATGGCGACCGGCGCCCTTCTGCGCCTGATCTCCTGGTAAGTGGGGAGAGGTCCGAAGATCTCCGACGTCACGTCATCGTGGCGCTCGCCCAATGGGCTTGGAGATGTTTGTTCTGAAAGCCCGCGCTACTTTCATATCGGCCAATGACTGGGCGCCTTTCTGCATAGTTCTCCCGTTTTCAGACCTTCGTGTTTAGAAGCGCCCCCGCCGTTTTAACAAAATGTCCGTTGGCGCTCATTCACGTAAAATGGACGTGCAAAGAGGGTTGGGAAAAACCAAAGGGGACAGTTTCGTAAGACTCGCTTTACCGTCGGAGTGTGCTTTGAATGCTTTCGTCTTTAAAGAGCAGACAAGCCGTTTCAGGGTGCGGTGACGTTGACTGGCAATGCAAAGAGCGAATCACCACTCGAAGGGCGGGGACGTTTTCGCCACGCGTATCCAATAGGGTGCGTTATGGGTCTATATAGCAGCTGGCGTAACCGGGTAAGCGCCATTTCCACCAAGCAGGAGGAGAGCTGCATAGTCACCCAAGTGAACGGAtagaagggggaaaaagaaaagaaaagacggGAAGCAGAACGGAACCGGATACTGGCTGGGCTTTAGCAAAACAATCCGGATCCATCCCAATGGATATGGCCGTTAACCCGCTGATTGACAGGTATCTTTTGGTAAACTTGACTAAGCTTTCAGTGCGGGGCAATATGAAACCCGTCGTCACGAATGGCTGTTTGTATTTGGACTAAAAGTCGATTTTTCCCACAAGAAATTGACTAGCGCGGTTGACAGCATTTTTATGAGGAATAGTGCGGGACTGAAATGTGTGGAAAATGACGCTCGCTCGGTGTTAAGCATGACGCCGGCGCCGTGTTAGGAACCGCCGCTGTTAGCTTCGTTACTTAGCATTAGCTTCCCGTAATCTTTAGTGTAGCTATACGGCTAACTGGCGTGCGCCATTTGGCCCCTCTTCGATGTATTAATACGCTTTAGAACGAACGACGTTTTTGTGTGGACCAAAGGACCTATACTTGTGCCTTTCGGGTGCTTTGTTGTGATGGTAGAAGCCGGTGGGTGTTCCGCTGAAACCGGTAAACGTTCCGACGTATGACGCCAGTAAAGCGCCAATCACCTGGTTTGTGTGGTGTGTTGCCCCGGTAACAGTCCCCAATGTCACTCggacaacattttaaatgttctttttactAGCCGTCTAAGCTAGGTTTGTATGTTTTCAGACAAATAAATTGAACAAACAGTCCATTTGGTTCGAATTTACAGATGATCTTGACCTGGAACTGGGAACCTTCAGAGACGTAATGACAAATAGAATTCCTCCACTAAACttgtattttaataatattgacATTGTGATAACCACTGGTGCTATTTCGCTACCTATGTTTACCCCCACTTTTGTTTTCTCATGTtgtatcttaaaaaaataaaataaatctctcCTCAATGACAAATGTTTCCAAAGGCTCTATCATTCAAAAATATACACTAAATTGTACCTTTTGGTTATTTaaagattatttattttttcaacaaaaaataagtagcaGTGCAGCAGAACGTTGCTGTGTAAACTAGTAACCGACTGCTAAATGTGAGTTTATACACAAAGCGGTCACTAGGGGCGCTAGTGAGTCAAGTGAAGCCACGTTGCAGGTCAAAGCAGCACTTCCTGctgagtataaaaaaaacaagaaatatttGCTAGAGGAAACTTTCACGTTATCTCGGGGCTTTTTGATCACGTGACTGATGATGCAATTAAAAGTTGACCTAGTCCCCCCTCGGCGAATCAAAGTAGCCCAAAGTGAGGCGTTAAATCTTGCCTTGCCTCACAGCCCCCGCTAAGATGCCCCACTGTGCTCTCCGCAGCTCACAAGGTGGGTTGGACGGTGGCCTAATGGGGCTGACTGCACTGGATCAGAGCTCGGGTACGGCGGGGAAACGGATCCGGAAGCCGTCCCTCCTCTACGAGGGCTTTGAGAGCCCCGGGATGCCCCCCCACTGCcagagcgccgccgccgcccccggcCTTCAGCTGCCGCCGATGAAAGACGCCGGGCGACAGGGCAAGATGACCAACCAGTTGCAGTTCTTGCAGAAGGTCCTGCTCAAATCGCTGTGGCGACACCACTTTGCCTGGCCCTTCCATCAGCCCGTGGATGCCGTCAAGCTCAACCTGCCCGTGAGTATGcctcctattaaaaaaatgcttaaggTTATCGCCATTTGACCGGGAAAGGGAGCTCGCGTGTCCAAAAATGACTGGTTTGTTCATGCACCTGcatttgtctgtctgtcagGACTATCACAAGATCATCAAGATCCCCATGGACTTGGGCAGCATCAAGAAGAGGCTGGAGaccaactactactacagtgcCAGTGAATGCATACAAGACTTTAACACCATGTTTACCAACTGTTACATTTACAACAAGGTACGGAGGGCGGGTCGGTCGGTTGGCACACGcgcgccgtcgccgccgtgtCTCAACGGTGTCTCTTGCAGCCCTCGGACGACATCGTCTTGATGGCCCAGTCGCTGGAGAAAGCTTTTCTGCAGAAAGTGGCCCAGATGCCTCCCGACGAGGTGGACCTGAGCCCGCCCCCTCCGCGGAGCAGACCCGTCAAAGTGGGCAAGCGGGGTCGAGCCAGTGAGTAGCGGCCGCCAAAGGGCCTTTTAAAGGGCCAGGACCGTGGCACTTAATGGAACGCCGCCATCTCGTCTCCAGTCTCCGGAGGAATCACCACGGCTCACCAGGTGCCCGCCGTGTCCCAATCGGTGTACTCTCCGCCCACCCCGGAGACTCCCGAAAGCATCCTGTCGGTGGCGCCGCAGACCGTGGTGTCCAAGAATGTCGGGCTGGCCCTGCACGGCGAGCACGGCATCCCCGCCGTGGCGGGCCTGCCGCCCACCATGCCCACCACCAAGGTGAGCGTCCATTTGCCTTGAAAGATGAAAGGTGGAAGGAAGGGGTTAACCCAAATGTACCCGCCTGGGTCGACAGAAAAAGGGCGTGAAGAGGAAAGCGGACACCACCACTCCGACCACGGTGGCCATGCCCCTCGTGAACTCCATGAACGTGGGCGGCATGAACCTGAGCATGGGGCACGACTCCCCGCTGACCCTGGCCGCGCTCGGAGTGGAccgtcaccaccaccaccaacaccaccatcacgacggcggcggcgccggcctCGGCTTGGGCCAAAGTTTAGGCCTGAACCTGGGGCAGGGTCTGGCCCTCAACCAGGGCCTGGCGGTCAACGCCGACCACGGGCCGGTCATGCTGGGGGGCGCCAAGGCCCCCGGCGGCTGCAGGAGAGGCGTGAGCGGGCGGCCCATCAAGCCCCCCAAGAAGGACCTGCCCGACTCCATCTTGCCCACGCCGGTGCGCCGCAGCAAGCTGTCGCCGCAGCTGCGCTACTGCAGCGGCGTCCTGAAGGAGCTCCTCTCCAAGAAGCACGCCGCCTACGCCTGGCCCTTTTACAAGCCGGTGGACGCCTCCTCGCTGGGTCTGCACGACTACCACGACATCATCAAGCAGCCCATGGACCTCAGCACCATCAAGGTAGGCCGGGGCTCCTCCGTGGAGGGACTAAAGTCAACAACAACGAGAAAAAATGTGCTAACTTGGCCCACAGAGGAAAATGGACAGCAGAGAGTACGCCGAGGCGCAGCAGTTTTCCGCCGACGTCAGGCTGATGTTCTCCAACTGCTACAAGTACAACCCGCCGGACCACGACGTGGTGGCCATGGCTCGAAAGCTGCAGGTGAGTCGCCAagccggccgccgccgccaccgccgtcgtcCGAGAGCTGACCCTTGGATGCCCGCAGGACGTCTTTGAGTTCCTCTTTGCCAAAATGCCCGACGAGCAGCCGGCGGCGCCGCAGAGCTCCTCGTCCtcttcgtcctcgtcgtctTCGTCCTCCTCGGAGAGCGAGCTGAGCAGCgaggagagcgagagcgagagcagCCCCAGCTCGGATTCCGAGGAGGAGCGAGCCAACCGCCTGGCCGAGCTTCAGGAGCAGGTAGGGTGCCGGGGCGGGACGGGCAAGGCCCAAAACCACGGAACCCTTTTGTGACTTTGCCTCGTCTCTTTCCCAGCTGAAAGCCGTCCACGAGCAGCTGACGGCGCTTTCCCAGGGACCCATCGTCAAgcccaagaagaagaaagagaagaagggcaagaagaagaggaggaagagcgaGAAGCATCCCAAGCCAGAAGAAGAGCTGGTCCCCATCAGGCCGCCCAAGACCCCCAAAGTcagcaaaaatgtcaaaaagagCAATAAGAccgtgggaggaggaggaggaggaggagttccTCTCATCCCCATCAAAAAGTCCCAgagcaagaaaaacaacaagagcAAGTAAGTGTCCCGGCGCCCCCTGCTGGACAAGTAGGGACGTGACAACCTACCAGTGCTCTTGACTTTTTCTgtcactttctctctctgtggTCAGGTCCAAAAAGGGAGGCGTGATGTTCAGCGTGCCGCCGGCCGTCGCCGAGCCCCCCGTCCCCCACTTTGACtccgacgaggaggaggagacggCGCCCATGTCGTACGACGAGAAGCGCCAGCTCAGCCTGGACATCAACAAGCTCCCCGGCGAGAAGCTGGGCCGCGCCGTCTACATCATCCAATCGCGCGAGCCGTCCCTCCGAGACACCAACCCCGAGGAGATCGAGATCGACTTTGAGCTGCTCAAGCCGTCCACGCTACGGGAGCTGGAGCGCTACGTCATGACGTGCCTGAGGAAGAAGCCGCGCAAGCCTTACGGTGAGACCTTTGTCGCTTTGCCCTTTTTCCATTTATGCCCAcgctcatcctttttttttttttttttttgcctttcaaaAGCCATCAAGAATAGTGCGGGAAAGTCACGTGAGGAgctggctctggagaaacaacTGGAGCTGGAGAGGAGGCTGATGGATGTCAGCGGCCAGCTCAACTCTGGCAAGAAGCCCACCAAAGCCAAACGTGAGTCACATCCACGCCAAAAGTCCCACTAACCAAATAATGCACCAAAACAACAGCCATTTTTGGGAGTACACGGGTTAAAATCATGGCTTTTCAGAGAATGGCAGCCCCAAAAAAGGACTGATTTTTCAATGCAACGTTCCCCAGTCAAACCTTTTGGAACTGGCGATTTTTCCCAGTGGCGCATCATCCATAAGCACTTGTTTTCTTCTCCCCCTAGTGGAGAAACCATCCGCCGAGTCGAGCACTCAGCCGTCGCGCCTCAGCGCCAGCAGCTCCTCCTCGGactcttcctcatcttcctcctcctcgtcctcttccGACACCAGCGAGTCCGACTCTGGTTGAGAGACAAAagacttttcctttttctttcgtcccctccccctccccagtTTACTTTTTGAACGGGGGTTTGGCCCAAGGGACCCGCCGGACCGACCGGGACGGCCGCTTCCGGCCCGGGGGAGACGGCGCCGGACGGAGGCCGAGCGAGGACGGGCGTCCCGTCGTGGAATCGGGGCGGgcgggggggttggggggtgtGGTGTTGCTGGCGTTGCTGCATGCgtcggggtgccggagccagaGTCCTTATCGTGGGGTGATTTCCCTTCTTACCGTGCTCGCTGTCTTGGCGGTGTGTGTAGGTGTTCTGTACAGCTATAgaactgtttttcttttataaagaaGCATTTTTATCTCCCTCTTTGGGAAGCGAGTGTGTGCAAGTAGGCTCTTGAAAAGCGCTGGAGAAAAAGACGTGTGCGCCAGTGCGAGGCCTGCTCAACTTCTCCATAGTTTTGACGCAggcgttgaaaaaaaaaaacgggccgTGTACCTTTCCACCACGTGGCACTCCACCTGTGCGATGTGACGTTATCATTTAGTtgacaattttgtttttttttttcccctccccagTCTTTCTCTCTACTTGTTTGCTCCCGTGACCAATTTACTAATAAAAAGCAAAAGCTGCGAagacaaagatttttttttttggtctttaccTCGTGTACAAATTGCAAATaaaaagatgaggaaaaaaaccAAAGGCATTTGTGTACTGAAGAGTGTTGCATGGAAAGTGTTAAATGAGctcaaatgttttattaaaatgaagaaattctCACAACGTTCTTCCTCGTTTCGCATGATAGCGCCTCCGGTGCCACCTAGTGGCCAACTGCAGTATTGCCTAAACACAAAAGGGAATATGGCGGCCGGGCGACTCGTGTCAAGGTTGGCACTGGTGACTGGTAAGTCAAAATGCAACTAATTGCATTCAAAATACACACCGTAATGCTCATAAAGTCATTTGTTAAGATGCGGAATAAGTTGGGAGTCCCGTCTCGGCCGTTTTTCGTCCTGTTGTTTGCACGTCAAAACAAATGTGAGAATCCCAAAGCAAAGTTTGCTTTGGGATTCTCAAACAGGTGCACCCAATCAGACCCGGCGTTAAATGATTCCTACTTTTTTGCCCGGATTTTACGCTGTAAATAACGTGTATGTGAGATATCAACGAAAACAAGTGGAAGAACAATGATTTCAGATGTGTGTTTTAGTCAACTATACTCTCCGTTTTTCCCCTCTCTAACACACCCGGCAGGATCATTAAATCCCGGTCGGAGGAGGGAGACGTATAAAGTCTATAGATAGCATATTAGAATCTGTTATCCATTATATACAGTAAATCATAATATGTCAGAGGATGTAATAATGCTAGGCAGTGAATGTAAAAGTCATACGGACCAATCCGTCTCACCCAGGCGGCGGCAGCGGGATTGGTCGCGCCGTTTGTCGTCGGCTGGCCTCCGAGGGCGCCTCGGTGGTGGTCGCCGACGTGGACGAGGCCTCGGCCCGCCGGACTCTTCAAAGTCTGCCGTCTGACCTCCGAGGTCAAGCCcacatggcggcggcggcgatggACGTGGCGTCAAAAGACAGCGTCAACAACCTGCTCACCGCCATCCAGGTTTGTCATTTGTCCCTTGGAATAGTTTGTCAGCGTGGTCACCGTGGCCTCGCCCCCACGTAGGTCCGCTACTTCCAGCCGCCGTCAGTGTGCGTGAACGCGGCGGGCATCACGGCGGACCACTTCCTCCTGGACATGGAAGAGGAGCAATTTGACAGGGTGATCCGGGTCAACCTAAAGGTGAGGAGATGGGCTTCCCGTTGGGGTGGTGTCTCGCTTTTTCCCGACTGCGTCTGATCTGGCCaagtgcccccccccctctctctctctctctctctctctccagggCTCCTTTTTGCTGATTCAGGCGGTGGCGGGGGCCCTGGTGGCGTGTGGAGCCACCAAAGGATCCATTATTACCGTGGGCAGCATTGTGGGCAAAGTAAGTGTTAGTTAAAAGGCCACCCCCAAACTGTTTTGGTCACACCTCCTGGAGTTCGTTGACCTCAACGGACATTTTTCCCAGGTAGGAAACATGGGACAGGCCAATTACGCCGCCTCCAAAGCAGGAGTGGAGGCTTTAACCAGGACGGCCGCCAAGGAGCTCGCCAGGTGAGTCCTGGAATGGGGGACGGACGGCGTGGTCCCACGTGGTCTAACCTTTGTTCCGCTGGCTCCAGGTTTGGGATTCGCTGCAACTGTGTGTTGCCGGGATTTATATCCACTCCCATGACGGACAAAGTGCCCGAGAAGGTCATCGTCAAGGTAGGACATGCCGTGCTTACTTTGAAGGAATAGCACTACAGCTGAGGTTATTTCAAAGCCACTTTGTGCTTGACTAGATTTTCTATGAGCAAGTCAATAGCATTTGAGGTCAAAGTTCAAACTCAGCAATTGAAAATCAAGTCAGTGGTGTGCGAAAAGAAGCCtttaagacccaaaaatgaatCTGCTTTCGTCCAAAATCAATCGCATTGTCATCTTCGATCAATTGTAAATACTACATGCGAGAATTAGAAAAGCATTTGTGTTCTGCTCCATACTGCCACGCAGTGGCTCTTCCATAGAATGCTCTTTTATGGTACATGGTTTCAAAAGCATGTCGTGCATAGTCCTCATTCATACATGATCTATTGAAATGACACATGAGTCTGACACAGATTTGTGAATGCCAAATTGAACTTAGCGGTggcctctttttgtttttctttgtatcAGATGAAGTCTCTGGTACCTCTGGGCAGGATGGGCGAGGCAGCAGGTCACTTTCCCTTTTTACCAATTTTCTCCCTAATTTTGCACCATACGGCACTGGCTTGACTTTGCCGGTGTCCTTATTTGGGCCGCCAAAGTCATGTTAGCGCCGTACGGTAGCCAAAGCCAGCGTTTGCACTTTGCCGCCCCGTAGAAGTGGCCGACGTGTGCGCCTTCCTGGCCTCGGACGACGCCCGTTACGTCACGGGGGCCAGCCTGGAAGTGACTGGTACGAGAGCAAGCCGGCGCCACTTTTGCGCTCTTTCAAACGGTGAACAAATGTAGCATTTGTTTCTCCCGCAGGTGGCCTTTTCATGGGTTAAACCAGAACGCCTGAGCCAGAGTTTGCATGGTGTCGCTGCCCCATATTTTAGTTTGCGGGCCGTGCCAATAAATCGGGTGACAGAATGATTTCACAAATCTGTGTCAGTCTCCTTTGCTTACTTTCTATCTTTGCGACTCAGTCTTGAAGCAGAGTTGTTGAAGTTGTGCTTGAGTCGTGTGGCTGTTTTGCCTAAAGTATTTGCTTACACTCACTTGTTTTCTGTAAACTCGCCGGTCTGCCTGGTGGATTTTCTTGTCGTTGCCCGGCGAGGTTTGCGTTGGAATTTCATTGTGAGGCTGTGGTACCGCAAGAAGGATTTGAACCAATCATCTGCATTGGGATATCGTGTCCCAAATGCCAATGCTCATATAATAACGAGTCGCAAAAGTGCTACGTTGACATTTCAAGCGATTTCCATTTGGGCTTTTCCCGGTTCAAGCCAACAGTGCTACCCCGTGGCCAAACTATGTAGTGCAAGCGCCGAAAGGAAAAACACAAGGCACCAAAGGTCCTTTTACAAGATTATATATTACAGGAATTAGAAAAATACTTACACACATTATAAAATCATACTTGTCTTTTTCAGCgccgtattttttttccaagttgaaATCGCTTTCATAAAAACAAACTAGAAATGGAgcccgt encodes the following:
- the hsd17b8 gene encoding (3R)-3-hydroxyacyl-CoA dehydrogenase isoform X1 → MIAPPVPPSGQLQYCLNTKGNMAAGRLVSRLALVTGGGSGIGRAVCRRLASEGASVVVADVDEASARRTLQSLPSDLRGQAHMAAAAMDVASKDSVNNLLTAIQVRYFQPPSVCVNAAGITADHFLLDMEEEQFDRVIRVNLKGSFLLIQAVAGALVACGATKGSIITVGSIVGKVGNMGQANYAASKAGVEALTRTAAKELARFGIRCNCVLPGFISTPMTDKVPEKVIVKVTGCDRPSENLLTLGRPLPTHASLCRRGTPPGRRELIFSLGTNGPRSTWRSDRMATKPRLARGRPDGGEVASGVPGLGTGMSPPPPPPPPPPLHWPGGGV
- the hsd17b8 gene encoding (3R)-3-hydroxyacyl-CoA dehydrogenase isoform X2 codes for the protein MIAPPVPPSGQLQYCLNTKGNMAAGRLVSRLALVTGGGSGIGRAVCRRLASEGASVVVADVDEASARRTLQSLPSDLRGQAHMAAAAMDVASKDSVNNLLTAIQVRYFQPPSVCVNAAGITADHFLLDMEEEQFDRVIRVNLKGSFLLIQAVAGALVACGATKGSIITVGSIVGKVGNMGQANYAASKAGVEALTRTAAKELARFGIRCNCVLPGFISTPMTDKVPEKVIVKMKSLVPLGRMGEAAEVADVCAFLASDDARYVTGASLEVTGGLFMG
- the brd2a gene encoding bromodomain-containing protein 2a encodes the protein MDMAVNPLIDSSQGGLDGGLMGLTALDQSSGTAGKRIRKPSLLYEGFESPGMPPHCQSAAAAPGLQLPPMKDAGRQGKMTNQLQFLQKVLLKSLWRHHFAWPFHQPVDAVKLNLPDYHKIIKIPMDLGSIKKRLETNYYYSASECIQDFNTMFTNCYIYNKPSDDIVLMAQSLEKAFLQKVAQMPPDEVDLSPPPPRSRPVKVGKRGRAISGGITTAHQVPAVSQSVYSPPTPETPESILSVAPQTVVSKNVGLALHGEHGIPAVAGLPPTMPTTKKKGVKRKADTTTPTTVAMPLVNSMNVGGMNLSMGHDSPLTLAALGVDRHHHHQHHHHDGGGAGLGLGQSLGLNLGQGLALNQGLAVNADHGPVMLGGAKAPGGCRRGVSGRPIKPPKKDLPDSILPTPVRRSKLSPQLRYCSGVLKELLSKKHAAYAWPFYKPVDASSLGLHDYHDIIKQPMDLSTIKRKMDSREYAEAQQFSADVRLMFSNCYKYNPPDHDVVAMARKLQDVFEFLFAKMPDEQPAAPQSSSSSSSSSSSSSSESELSSEESESESSPSSDSEEERANRLAELQEQLKAVHEQLTALSQGPIVKPKKKKEKKGKKKRRKSEKHPKPEEELVPIRPPKTPKVSKNVKKSNKTVGGGGGGGVPLIPIKKSQSKKNNKSKSKKGGVMFSVPPAVAEPPVPHFDSDEEEETAPMSYDEKRQLSLDINKLPGEKLGRAVYIIQSREPSLRDTNPEEIEIDFELLKPSTLRELERYVMTCLRKKPRKPYAIKNSAGKSREELALEKQLELERRLMDVSGQLNSGKKPTKAKLEKPSAESSTQPSRLSASSSSSDSSSSSSSSSSSDTSESDSG
- the hsd17b8 gene encoding (3R)-3-hydroxyacyl-CoA dehydrogenase isoform X3 — encoded protein: MIAPPVPPSGQLQYCLNTKGNMAAGRLVSRLALVTGGGSGIGRAVCRRLASEGASVVVADVDEASARRTLQSLPSDLRGQAHMAAAAMDVASKDSVNNLLTAIQVRYFQPPSVCVNAAGITADHFLLDMEEEQFDRVIRVNLKGSFLLIQAVAGALVACGATKGSIITVGSIVGKVGNMGQANYAASKAGVEALTRTAAKELARFGIRCNCVLPGFISTPMTDKVPEKVIVKVLHQRR